A segment of the Streptomyces sp. Tu 2975 genome:
CTTCGCCCGCAGATTCCGCAGATAGGTCCTGCCGTGGGTGGTCAGGTGGAGTTCCAGTTCCCGGCGGCTGACCGGGCTCGCGGTCCGCTGCACATAGCCGAGGGCTTCCAGCCGGTCGCAGAGCCTGCTCACCGACGGAGGGGTGGAGCCCAGCAGCTCGGCGAGGGTGCGGAGGTTGATGCCCTCCTCCCGGTCAAGGCTGTAGAGGACACGCAGCTGGGAGGCCGACACGGGGTTCGAGGGCACGATGTCCTTGCCCCGCTCCCACAGCACTTCGAGCAGTTCGATGAGCTCGCGTGCCGCCCGCGTGGCGTCCTGCGATTCGCTCCCTGCGGCTGCGTTCGCGTCCATTGCTGGTGGCACTCCGTATCAGACGTCCTTTCGGCAACCATATCTTTCCGCCGGTGACGGTCGCGGCCGGATTGCCGTTCCCGTACCGCTTTGCAGCACGGTCGTGTCATGTACGCAAACAGGGGCACGCGACAACAAGGCTTTGAAAAAAGGGGGCTTGGGGCCGCTGACGCTGCACGTGTAGTCGCCATAGGGAGGCAGCGTGAAAGCCATGAAACGAAACGGAGGACGAAGCGTGATGATCATTACTTCGGCGGATGCCGACATAGGGGCTGCCCGCCGGGCCACTTCCGAATTCGTCGCACACAGCGGAGCCACCGCCTCCGTCGACGATGTGGTGCTGGTGGTGTCCGAACTGGTCACGAACGCCGTCAGGCACACCGTCGGCTGGTGGCGCCTGAAGGTCCAGGTCCGGTCGCGAGGCCTGGTGGTGGACGTCGAGGACTCCAGCTGGGTTCCTCCCGCGCTCCGCCGTCCCGGTTCGGACGCGGTCGGGGGACGGGGCTGGGGCATCGTGCAGCATCTCGCCGACGATGTCGAGGTGTTCGAGAACTCCGGCGGCAAGACGGTGCGTGCCAGCTGGGGCCGCTCACAGCCCAGGTAGCGCCTGCTTCAGTCCTCTGAGGCCGCGTAGCAGATCCGCGCGCCGCGCGGGGGACATCACGTTCAGCGCTGCCGACAGCTCCAGCTCGCGCTTCTCCCGCAGCTCGCGCAGATACGTTTTTCCGCGGCTCGTCAGACGCAGCTCCAGCTCCCGGCGGCTCGCGGCGCTCGACGACCGTTCGACGAGCCCGAGGCCCTCCAGCCGGTCGCACAGCCGGCTCGTGGAGGGAGGGGTGGAGCCGAGCGCATGGCCGAGGGTGCGCAGATTGACCCCGTCCTCGCGTTCCAGGGCGCGCAGCACCCGGAGCTGGGGCGTCGAGACGGCCGTCAGTACGGTGTCCCTGCCCCGCTCCCACACGACCTCGAGGACTTCGACGACGTCGCATGCCGCCCGCGCGGTCTCGCGGGAGCGCTCGCGAGGCGCGTGCGTATGAGGGTTCGTCACAGGGGACTCCGGGCTGCGTGCATGTCTGCGGGTGGAGCACGGGCCGGGGCGGCCGGCGGCCTGCCGCGCCCCTGGTCCGGCGACGCCGACGGCCGGCGCATCGTGCGGCACGGCGGAAAGCCTACCCGCGCGCCGTCCCGGCTTTCCCCCGTACCTCCCTCCGAGGTAGCCTCCCCGACGTATTTGCCGTACGACAACAGTCGCGCCTGCTGGCGACATGTCGTGGGGCGCGGCCGGTTTTCCCGGGCCGTGTCGGAGTCGCGTCGCTCGACGGGACAGCTGCCGAGGGATGACGAGGAATGGGAATGGCTGAGACTTCCGTCGAGAACCCGCGTCCGGTGCCGCGCTCACGGGCCCGAGGCGCAGGCAAGGTGGGGGAGCCTGAGCTGAGGCAGCTGCTCGCCGGGCTCACCGCGGTGCGCGACGGCGACTTCGGCACCCGTCTCCCGGACGATGCCGACGGCCTGCTCGGCGAGATCGCGGGCGTGTTCAACGGCATGGTCGACCAACTGTCCGTGTTCACCTCCGAGGTGACCCGGGTCGCCCGCGAAGTCGGCACCGAAGGGGCACTGGGCGGGCAGGCCGAGGTCCCCGGAGTCTCCGGCACGTGGGCCGACCTCACCGACTCCGTCAACGCGATGGCCGGCAACCTCACCGCCCAGGTCCGCAACATCGCACAGGTCACCACCGCGGTGGCGCAGGGCGATCTGTCGCAGAAGATCACGGTGACGGCGCGGGGCGAGATCCTCGAGCTGAAGGAGACCATCAACACGATGGTCGACCAGCTGTCGTCGTTCGCCGACGAGGTGACCCGTGTGGCCCGTGAAGTG
Coding sequences within it:
- a CDS encoding MarR family transcriptional regulator: MDANAAAGSESQDATRAARELIELLEVLWERGKDIVPSNPVSASQLRVLYSLDREEGINLRTLAELLGSTPPSVSRLCDRLEALGYVQRTASPVSRRELELHLTTHGRTYLRNLRAKRQDALQTVIAEMSPAERKALLAGLTGFQDALDGTGSVPRRGAASDDARSA
- a CDS encoding ATP-binding protein, giving the protein MIITSADADIGAARRATSEFVAHSGATASVDDVVLVVSELVTNAVRHTVGWWRLKVQVRSRGLVVDVEDSSWVPPALRRPGSDAVGGRGWGIVQHLADDVEVFENSGGKTVRASWGRSQPR
- a CDS encoding MarR family transcriptional regulator → MTNPHTHAPRERSRETARAACDVVEVLEVVWERGRDTVLTAVSTPQLRVLRALEREDGVNLRTLGHALGSTPPSTSRLCDRLEGLGLVERSSSAASRRELELRLTSRGKTYLRELREKRELELSAALNVMSPARRADLLRGLRGLKQALPGL